A single genomic interval of Cupriavidus sp. MP-37 harbors:
- a CDS encoding IclR family transcriptional regulator: MTNAPHASVAPPSADADGEARLVSALARGVSILNCFSPTVQELSSRELMERTGLAKPTLFRLLDTLCGLGLLHYSERLSRYVPGVGLINLAAPALARMTIRQLARPAMQELADHSAGQVELIVGSGHALTYVEIAQGVGSHVFRPEVGTRVSVSRTGSGRAYLLRLDQAEREAYLAQLRAADPPRADWLQARLADAARDLQEHGFCRGHRDLHREVESVAVPMRARRDGEAWIFAASVPVFSPQSQLLEQDIGPRLVSLVRNVEGALGVAG, translated from the coding sequence ATGACTAATGCTCCACATGCCTCCGTGGCCCCGCCATCCGCCGACGCCGACGGCGAGGCCCGCCTTGTCAGCGCACTGGCGCGCGGCGTCTCGATCCTCAACTGCTTCTCGCCGACGGTGCAGGAACTCAGCAGCCGGGAACTGATGGAGCGCACCGGCCTGGCCAAGCCGACCCTGTTCCGGCTGCTCGACACGCTGTGCGGGCTGGGCCTGCTGCATTACTCGGAACGGCTGTCGCGCTATGTTCCCGGCGTCGGCCTGATCAACCTGGCCGCGCCGGCGCTGGCGCGCATGACGATCCGCCAGCTGGCGCGCCCGGCGATGCAGGAACTGGCCGACCATAGCGCCGGGCAGGTCGAGCTGATCGTCGGCAGCGGCCATGCGCTGACTTACGTCGAGATCGCGCAGGGCGTCGGCAGCCATGTGTTCCGGCCGGAGGTCGGCACGCGCGTATCGGTCTCGCGCACCGGCTCGGGCCGCGCATATCTGCTGCGGCTGGACCAGGCCGAGCGCGAGGCGTATCTGGCCCAGCTGCGCGCCGCCGATCCGCCGCGCGCCGACTGGCTGCAGGCACGCCTGGCCGATGCCGCGCGCGACCTGCAGGAGCACGGCTTCTGCCGCGGCCATCGCGACCTGCACCGCGAGGTGGAGTCGGTGGCCGTGCCGATGCGCGCGCGCCGCGACGGCGAGGCGTGGATCTTCGCCGCGTCGGTGCCGGTGTTCAGCCCGCAGAGCCAGTTGCTGGAGCAGGATATCGGCCCGCGCCTGGTCAGCCTGGTGCGCAATGTCGAAGGGGCGCTGGGCGTGGCAGGCTAG
- a CDS encoding crotonase/enoyl-CoA hydratase family protein yields the protein MSQFLLYEQQDHIVTLTMNEPERRNPLTGNTAVAEFLAAIDRIHGDRSVRAVVITGAGTAFSSGGNIKDMERQASGAVPGMEIRQDYRCGIQRLPLALFNLEVPVIAAVNGAAMGAGLDLACMCDIRIASERAQFAESFVKLGIIPGDGGAWLLPRVIGLSRAAEMTFTGQPIDARLALEWNLVSRVVAPDALLPTAYELAGRIAANPPHAVRLAKRLMREAMHTRLDTLLELSAGFQALSHQTADHREAVQAFLDKRTPVFTGN from the coding sequence ATGAGCCAGTTCCTTCTCTACGAACAGCAGGACCACATCGTCACGCTGACCATGAACGAGCCCGAGCGGCGCAATCCGCTGACCGGCAATACCGCGGTGGCGGAGTTCCTGGCCGCGATCGACCGTATCCACGGCGACCGCAGCGTGCGCGCGGTGGTGATCACCGGCGCCGGCACGGCGTTCTCGTCTGGCGGCAATATCAAGGACATGGAGCGCCAGGCCTCGGGCGCGGTGCCGGGCATGGAGATCCGCCAGGACTACCGCTGCGGCATCCAGCGGCTGCCGCTGGCGCTGTTCAACCTGGAGGTGCCGGTGATCGCCGCGGTCAATGGCGCGGCCATGGGCGCGGGGCTGGACCTGGCCTGCATGTGCGACATCCGCATTGCCTCGGAACGCGCGCAGTTCGCCGAGTCCTTCGTCAAGCTCGGCATCATTCCCGGCGACGGCGGCGCGTGGCTGCTGCCGCGCGTGATCGGGCTGTCGCGGGCCGCCGAGATGACCTTTACCGGCCAGCCGATCGATGCCAGGCTGGCGCTCGAATGGAACCTGGTGTCGCGCGTGGTCGCGCCCGACGCGCTGCTGCCCACCGCGTATGAGCTGGCCGGCCGCATCGCCGCCAATCCGCCGCACGCGGTGCGGCTGGCCAAGCGCCTGATGCGCGAAGCCATGCATACCCGGCTGGATACGCTGCTGGAACTGTCGGCCGGCTTCCAGGCGCTGTCGCACCAGACCGCCGACCACCGCGAAGCGGTGCAGGCCTTCCTCGACAAACGCACGCCGGTCTTTACCGGCAACTGA